The following proteins are encoded in a genomic region of Zea mays cultivar B73 chromosome 9, Zm-B73-REFERENCE-NAM-5.0, whole genome shotgun sequence:
- the LOC100280683 gene encoding crcB-like protein, with the protein MESSSDRSNVSQGNHLGYARSTSMDSTGPQLAGRSSSMLSRRSSRQGSRGSISLSREMGDSILSSMRHSLQSADQLLGDIDSSVLAQLIESGRVLSPEGDVDEDTVRISEHHKVGPVPDDAIKQTSDNFASAPISSAETKDTISNVLADSSTKVEPYKLSLRLDYAAYMIHLAVFGFFGVFTRYGLQKLFGPDCLALTSDQSPLYPDLPSNMLGSFLMGWFGIIFKADIRYISDHLIVGITTGYMGSLTTFSGWNQKMVGLSSKGHWVYAIAGVVLGMFIVNESITVGAETGERLRSLILKYIREKSLIGHKYDWEHWRVNTRAKQSVLLSVMIILMSFFWILSIVLTVVKMHSLADGAVLWMGCSVAPPGVWLRWYLARLNGQGIGKQRSLKWLPTGTLVANVLAAGIMAVLAVTSKAVDTKRSTTILSGIQLGFLGCLSTVSTFAAEVYTMRRSGQIARAFVYAASTFLLSFLLGTLVYSVPVWEKHYK; encoded by the exons ATGGAGAGCTCCTCAGATAGGAGCAACGTTTCTCAGGGGAACCACCTGGGTTATGCGAGAAGCACATCCATGGATTCCACTGGTCCTCAGTTAGCTGGTAGGTCTAGCTCAATGTTGAGTAGGAGAAGTAGCAGACAGGGCTCAAGGGGATCCATCAGCCTCTCAAGGGAGATGGGGGACTCCATACTGAGCTCAATGAGGCATTCTCTTCAGTCGGCGGATCAATTGCTAGGAGACATCGATAGCTCAGTTCTGGCTCAACTCATCGAAAGTGGTCGAGTTCTATCACCCGAAGGCGATGTTGATGAGGATACAGTAAGAATCTCTGAACATCATAAGGTTGGCCCTGTTCCAGATGATGCAATAAAGCAAACCAGTGACAATTTTGCATCAGCACCTATATCTTCAGCGGAGACAAAAGACACTATTTCTAACGTCCTAGCAGATTCATCTACTAAG GTTGAACCATATAAGCTTTCTCTGAGGCTAGACTATGCTGCTTACATGATCCATTTAGCTGTCTTTGGCTTTTTCGGG GTATTCACAAGGTATGGGCTCCAAAAGCTGTTTGGCCCAGACTGTTTGGCACTCACTTCAGATCAAAGCCCACTTTACCCTGATCTTCCATCTAATATG CTTGGGTCTTTCTTGATGGGCTGGTTTGGTATCATTTTCAAGGCTGATATACGATACATATCTGACCATCTTATTGTCGGAATCACAACTGGATACATGGGAAGCCTTACAACCTTCAGTGGGTGGAACCAGAAAATGGTTGGTTTGTCTTCCAAAGGCCATTGGGTATATGCTATAGCGGGCGTAGTACTAG GGATGTTCATTGTCAACGAGTCCATTACGGTTGGTGCTGAGACGGGCGAGCGCCTACGGAGTTTGATCCTGAAATACATCAGGGAGAAGAGTTTGATAGGTCACAAGTATGATTGGGAGCACTGGAGGGTGAATACCAGGGCTAAGCAGTCAGTGCTTTTGTCAGTGATGATAATTTTGATGTCTTTCTTTTGGATTTTGAGCATTGTGCTGACTGTAGTAAAGATGCATAGTCTTGCTGATGGTGCTGTCCTATGGATGGGCTGCTCGGTAGCACCTCCAGGTGTTTGGTTACGCTGGTACCTGGCAAGGCTCAATGGCCAGGGAATTGGCAAACAGAGATCCTTGAAATGGCTGCCCACTGGGACTCTGGTAGCCAATGTTCTTGCTGCAGGCATAATGGCAGTTCTTGCTGTAACATCCAAAGCG GTAGATACAAAGCGATCAACAACTATTCTTAGTGGAATACAGCTCGGCTTCCTTGGTTGCCTAAGCACAGTGTCTACTTTTGCTGCTGAAGTGTATACAATGAGAAGAAGCGGGCAGATTGCCAGGGCCTTTGTTTATGCCGCATCCACCTTCCTGCTTTCTTTTCTGCTAGGAACTCTAGTGTATTCTGTGCCAGTTTGGGAAAAGCATTATAAATGA
- the LOC103640218 gene encoding peroxidase 57, with protein MASAARNGAAAAALMVAVSVLALAAAGSAQLQYGFYKGKCNGTDVEALVQSIVRARFARENPIVAYLLRMQFHECAVNGCDGGLLIDGPGTEKTAPPNLSVKGYDVIAAVKAELERKCPGVVSCSDIQILATRDAVALAGGAAYAVRTGRRDRRRSLAPDVRLPAPEFTAAQMVAYFGGLGLSAFDAVLLLGAHTVGATRCSAIKGSRLYRYGGRAGATDPGMDPGYAFVYKNYVCPNVPSSDNNAVFLDDQWSALKLDNHYYRNLQQRRGVLACDQNLYSDGSTRWIVDLLAKDSGLFTSLFPKALVKLSEVNVVTGTQGEIRKVCNRFN; from the exons ATGGCTTCAGCAGCGCGCAATGGtgcggccgcggcggcgctcaTGGTGGCCGTCTCCGTCCTGGCACTGGCCGCCGCCGGCAGCGCGCAGCTGCAGTACGGGTTCTACAAGGGCAAGTGCAACGGCACCGACGTGGAGGCGCTGGTGCAGAGTATCGTCAGGGCCCGCTTTGCGCGCGAGAACCCCATCGTCGCCTACCTCCTCCGCATGCAGTTCCACGAGTGCGCCGTCAAT GGCTGTGACGGTGGTTTGCTGATCGACGGCCCCGGCACCGAGAAGACGGCGCCGCCGAACCTCAGCGTCAAGGGCTACGACGTCATCGCGGCCGTCAAGGCGGAGCTGGAGCGGAAGTGTCCCGGCGTCGTGTCCTGCTCCGACATCCAGATCCTCGCCACCCGGGACGCCGTGGCGCTGGCCGGCGGGGCCGCGTACGCGGTGCGCACGGGGCGGAGGGACCGCCGCCGGTCGCTGGCCCCCGACGTCAGGCTCCCGGCGCCCGAGTTCACCGCGGCGCAGATGGTGGCGTACTTCGGCGGGCTGGGCCTGAGCGCGTTCGACGCGGTGCTGCTGCTGGGCGCGCACACCGTGGGCGCCACGCGCTGCAGCGCGATCAAGGGCAGCCGGCTGTACCGGTACGGCGGCAGGGCCGGCGCCACGGACCCCGGCATGGACCCGGGCTACGCGTTCGTGTACAAGAACTACGTGTGCCCCAACGTGCCCTCGTCGGACAACAACGCCGTGTTCCTGGACGACCAGTGGAGCGCGCTCAAGCTGGACAACCACTACTACAGGAACCTGCAGCAGCGCCGCGGCGTGCTCGCCTGCGACCAGAACCTGTACAGCGACGGGTCCACGCGCTGGATCGTGGACCTGCTCGCCAAAGACAGCGGCCTCTTCACCTCGCTCTTCCCCAAGGCGCTCGTCAAGCTCAGCGAGgtcaacgtggtcaccggcacgCAGGGGGAGATCCGAAAGGTCTGCAACAGATTCAACTGA